A single window of Salvia splendens isolate huo1 chromosome 8, SspV2, whole genome shotgun sequence DNA harbors:
- the LOC121745970 gene encoding uncharacterized protein LOC121745970 — protein sequence MVKQKDTLDTTVDQKNLIAQFLLQCTIEGNLPFGSKKKAATTFGVSYMTVRRIWAAAMEQVAKGEPIQFKSNKKGKQHADLLLIDEAKFRSLSVLERTTIRKMASKLEVSKSLVGVWIKQGKLRPHTNAIKSQLSEANKIARMKWSLSQLRLDNNLDKMFYNSMQNVVHIDEKWFYMTKASDRYYLLPDKIEPYRSIQSKRFINKVMFMCAVSRPHFDSNGELLFDGKYGIFPFTTQVAAQRNSKNRVRGTLETKPINSVNKEIMKDCIINQIVPAIKAKWPASSCKDIIIQQDNAKPHIMPNDQEFKEAANTDGFNIKIVCQPPNSPDTNVNDLCFFRAIQSLQDDKSTKNVDDLLKNVVASFDELSPHTLDSVFLTLQSCLTEILRVKGGNNYKIPHMNKQRLRNLGLLPMFLEVDKDLIRDSLNYLLLPENDAGADIDLSFLNDYFQI from the exons ATGGTAAAACAGAAAGACACCCTTGATACCACCGTGGACCAAAAAAATTTAATCGCCCAGTTTCTTCTACAATGTACCATTGAGGGAAATCTTCCTTTTGGATCAAAGAAGAAGGCAGCAACAACATTTGGAGTCAGCTACATGACAGTTCGTCGCATTTGGGCAGCAGCAATGGAGCAGGTTGCAAAAGGAGAGCCAATACAATTCAAGTCAAATAAGAAAGGCAAACAACATGCAGATTTACTATTGATTGATGAAGCTAAATTCAGGTCTCTGTCAGTGTTAGAAAGAACAACCATAAGAAAGATGGCTTCAAAGCTTGAGGTCAGTAAATCACTTGTAGGTGTATGGATTAAACAGGGAAAACTAAGGCCACACACAAATGCAATTAAATCTCAACTTTCAGAAGCAAATAAGATTGCTAGGATGAAATGGAGTTTGAGTCAGCTGAGGTTAGACAATAATTTGGATAAGATGTTTTACAACAGCATGCAAAACGTAGTTCATATTGACGAGAAGTGGTTTTACATGACCAAAGCATCAGATAGATACTACCTTCTCCCCGATAAAATTGAGCCCTATAGGTCCATCCAATCAAAAAGgttcatcaataaagttatgttcATGTGTGCCGTAAGCAGGCCACACTTTGATAGTAATGGTGAATTGCTATTTGATGGGAAGTATGGAATTTTTCCATTTACTACTCAAGTGGCAGCACAACGAAACTCCAAGAATAGAGTTAGGGGTACATTAGAGACTAAGCCAATCAATTCAGTGAACAAAGAAATCATGAAAGACTGCATCATTAATCAG ATTGTTCCAGCCATAAAAGCAAAATGGCCAGCTAGCTCATGCAAGGATATTATCATCCAACAAGATAATGCGAAACCACATATAATGCCAAATGATCAAGAATTCAAGGAAGCAGCAAATACGGATGGTTTCAATATTAAGATAGTTTGTCAGCCACCTAACTCTCCAGACACAAATGTTAATGACTTATGTTTCTTTAGGGCCATCCAGTCATTACAAGATGACAAATCAACCAAGAATGTGGATGACCTTTTGAAGAATGTGGTGGCTTCATTTGATGAACTGTCACCACACACTCTTGATAGTGTCTTCCTCACCTTACAAAGTTGCTTGACAGAGATATTGAGAGTAAAAGGTGGGAATAACTACAAGATTCCACATATGAACAAGCAACGGTTGAGAAATCTAGGGCTTCTACCAATGTTTCTTGAAGTGGACAAGGATTTGATTCGGGACAGCTTGAACTACCTACTGCTGCCTGAAAATGATGCTGGTGCCGATATTGATCTGTCATTTCTGAATGACTATTTCCAGATATAG